Proteins from one Carcharodon carcharias isolate sCarCar2 chromosome 19, sCarCar2.pri, whole genome shotgun sequence genomic window:
- the LOC121291921 gene encoding zinc-binding protein A33-like, with product MEEASHLELVKSLQENIEAEFSKLYRFLQEQESTMSDKLRRESEELVQSLEVNLKLISKKSSSIEKFIAEMRSLIHTDDQSRLLTDIKGVLQRSDLHNEPILQPSDMSLGEFNGPLQYAAWKQMLSVINPVPAPLTLDSETANPCLILSKDHTMVKRRAKFKQLPETPKRFTFCVSVLATEGFTSGRHYWEVEVEGMSGWIIGMAKETVNRSDDIPLTPANGFWTVQLWNGKVHASQGRSGSLCCAGIKPDRIGVYLDYEGGQISFYNGGDMSHLYTFSDHFVEKIYPFLFPLPNMEMSEAEILKLFHLYL from the exons atGGAAGAAGCTAGCCATTTG GAGCTGGTGAAGAGTCTCCAGGAAAACATTGAAGCGGAATTTTCCAAACTGTACCGGTTCCTGCAGGAACAGGAAAGCACCATGAGTGACAAGCTGAGGAGGGAATCGGAGGAGCTGGTGCAGTCACTGGAGGTAAACCTCAAACTAATCTCCAAGAAGAGCAGCTCCATCGAGAAGTTCATTGCTGAGATGCGCTCGCTGATTCACACAGACGATCAAAGCCGGCTTCTAACG gaTATTAAGGGTGTCCTTCAAAG AAGTGACTTACACAATGAGCCTATCCTACAGCCGTCTGACATGAGTTTGGGGGAGTTTAATGGGCCTCTGCAGTATGCAGCATGGAAACAGATGCTGAGCGTCATCAACCCAG TTCCAGCTCCTTTGACCCTCGACTCAGAGACGGCAAACCCCTGCCTTATTCTGTCCAAGGACCACACCATGGTCAAGCGTCGCGCCAAGTTCAAGCAGCTACCGGAGACTCCCAAGAGATTCACCTTCTGTGTCTCGGTGCTAGCGACAGAAGGGTTCACCTCTGGGAGGCACTACTGGGAGGTAGAAGTAGAGGGCATGTCTGGCTGGATCATCGGCATGGCCAAGGAGACTGTCAACAGGAGCGATGACATCCCACTGACGCCTGCCAACGGTTTTTGGACCGTCCAGCTGTGGAATGGGAAAGTGCATGCGTCCCAAGGCAGATCTGGCTCTTTGTGCTGTGCAGGTATCAAGCCCGACAGGATTGGAGTCTACCTGGATTATGAAGGGGGTCAAATATCATTTTACAATGGCGGTGACATGTCCCATCTCTACACCTTCTCTGATCACTTTGTGGAGAAAATCTATCCCTTCCTTTTCCCTCTGCCTAACATGGAAATGTCAGAGGCAGAAATCCTGAAGCTTTTCCATTTGTATTTATGA